Proteins encoded by one window of Salvia splendens isolate huo1 chromosome 7, SspV2, whole genome shotgun sequence:
- the LOC121810635 gene encoding 36.4 kDa proline-rich protein-like — MDERNPKLTNSKTLTKSMDSKPLAMLYMFMVFMLITLPPAYSWQQNCPPPYPPYGGRPSPPGHHHPHPPSPPKHSHPPSPPKHHPHPPSPPKHHPPQPPHHAPPVVHPPVIVPPIITPPPVISPPIIMPPPITTPPITNPPVTKPPPASPYPPYTPPGGGKPGPPPAATCPIDALKLGLCLDVLGGLVHVGIGNPVENICCPVLQGLLELEAAVCLCTTIRLKLLNLNIYLPLALQLLATCGLTPPPGFVCPPL, encoded by the coding sequence ATGGATGAAAGAAACCCTAAACTCACAAACTCAAAAACCCTAACCAAATCCATGGATTCAAAGCCTCTAGCAATGTTGTACATGTTCATGGTTTTCATGCTAATCACATTGCCACCAGCCTACTCTTGGCAACAAAACTGCCCACCACCTTACCCGCCCTACGGCGGCCGCCCCTCCCCCCCGGGCCACCACCACCCCCACCCACCCTCCCCTCCTAAACACTCACATCCACCCTCTCCTCCCAAACACCATCCACACCCACCTTCCCCTCCCAAACACCACCCTCCCCAACCACCCCACCACGCCCCCCCGGTAGTCCACCCACCCGTCATCGTGCCACCAATAATCACGCCACCTCCCGTCATCTCTCCCCCGATAATCATGCCACCTCCAATCACCACACCACCAATCACAAACCCTCCAGTGACCAAACCGCCACCGGCCTCTCCTTACCCCCCCTACACCCCACCCGGAGGAGGCAAACCTGGACCACCTCCAGCAGCCACGTGCCCCATAGACGCGCTGAAACTAGGGCTGTGCCTCGACGTACTGGGAGGGTTGGTCCACGTGGGGATAGGAAACCCGGTGGAGAACATATGCTGCCCGGTGCTCCAAGGCCTTCTAGAGTTAGAAGCTGCCGTTTGCTTGTGCACAACAATAAGGCTTAAGCTTCTCAATCTCAACATTTACCTTCCCTTGGCGTTGCAGCTGCTGGCCACATGCGGCCTTACGCCGCCGCCGGGATTCGTGTGCCCACCTCTCTAG